A section of the Dermacoccus nishinomiyaensis genome encodes:
- a CDS encoding response regulator transcription factor, translating to MSTAAPALKRPDGSNVRVLVVDDESNLTELLSMALRYEGWDIKTAATGNSAVKTAKEFKPDAVVLDMMLPDFDGLEVLRRMRDEDPALPVLFLTARDAVEDRVAGLTAGGDDYVTKPFSLEEVVARVRALLRRSVQLAEEETSLLTVGDLTLDEDSHEVMRAGTEINLTATEFELLRFLMRNPKRVLSKAQILDRVWHYDFGGQANVVELYISYLRKKIDAGREPMIHTMRGAGYVLKPAG from the coding sequence ATGAGCACCGCTGCCCCTGCCCTGAAGCGTCCTGACGGCTCGAACGTCCGCGTCCTCGTCGTCGACGACGAGTCGAACCTCACCGAACTGCTTTCGATGGCCCTGCGCTACGAGGGGTGGGACATCAAGACGGCGGCGACGGGCAACTCGGCCGTCAAGACGGCGAAGGAGTTCAAGCCGGACGCCGTCGTGCTCGACATGATGCTGCCCGACTTCGACGGCCTCGAGGTGCTACGGCGCATGCGCGACGAGGACCCGGCGCTGCCGGTCTTGTTCCTGACGGCACGCGACGCCGTCGAGGATCGTGTCGCCGGTCTGACGGCGGGCGGCGACGACTACGTCACGAAGCCCTTCAGCCTCGAAGAGGTGGTCGCGCGCGTGCGGGCGCTGCTGCGTCGCTCGGTGCAGCTCGCCGAGGAGGAGACGTCGCTGCTCACCGTCGGCGACCTGACGCTCGACGAGGACAGCCACGAGGTGATGCGCGCCGGCACCGAGATCAACCTGACGGCAACGGAGTTCGAGCTCCTGCGCTTCCTCATGCGCAACCCGAAGCGCGTGCTGAGCAAGGCGCAGATCCTCGATCGCGTGTGGCACTACGACTTCGGTGGGCAGGCGAACGTCGTCGAGTTGTACATCAGCTACCTGCGCAAGAAGATCGACGCGGGCCGCGAACCGATGATCCACACGATGCGCGGCGCCGGTTACGTGCTCAAGCCGGCCGGCTGA
- a CDS encoding MIP/aquaporin family protein — MSLGQVFVSELLGTAILIVLGVGVVANVLLPRNGGFGGGPLMINIGWGFAVFAGVFASYKSGAHLNPAVTLGILASGADEYAKGVDISVASTFVYLAAQFIGGFIGAVVVWAAYKKQFDDHEDAPTNVFSTAPAVRAPFWNVVTEVVGTFILVFTILAFTKTPSQAGPLNVAFLVVAIGVSLGGPTGYAINPARDLAPRLAHFVLPIPRKDDSNWGYAWVPVVGPVIGGVLAGLAAHAYIG, encoded by the coding sequence ATGAGCCTCGGTCAGGTCTTCGTCAGCGAACTTCTCGGGACGGCGATTCTCATCGTCCTGGGTGTCGGAGTGGTGGCCAACGTGCTGCTGCCCCGCAACGGAGGCTTCGGGGGAGGGCCTCTGATGATCAACATCGGGTGGGGCTTCGCCGTCTTCGCCGGTGTCTTCGCCTCGTACAAGTCGGGCGCGCACCTCAACCCGGCCGTCACTCTGGGCATCCTCGCCTCGGGGGCCGATGAGTACGCGAAGGGCGTCGACATCAGCGTCGCGTCGACCTTCGTGTATCTCGCGGCGCAGTTCATCGGCGGCTTCATCGGTGCCGTCGTCGTCTGGGCCGCCTACAAGAAGCAGTTCGACGATCACGAGGACGCCCCGACGAACGTCTTCTCGACGGCTCCCGCCGTGCGCGCGCCGTTCTGGAACGTCGTCACCGAGGTCGTCGGCACGTTCATCCTCGTCTTCACGATCCTCGCGTTCACGAAGACCCCGAGCCAGGCCGGCCCGCTCAACGTCGCGTTCCTCGTCGTCGCGATCGGCGTCAGCCTGGGTGGCCCGACGGGTTATGCCATCAACCCCGCCCGTGACCTCGCTCCGCGTCTCGCGCACTTCGTCCTGCCGATCCCGCGCAAGGACGACTCCAACTGGGGTTACGCCTGGGTGCCGGTCGTCGGCCCCGTCATCGGTGGTGTGCTCGCCGGTCTCGCCGCCCACGCCTACATCGGCTGA
- the glpK gene encoding glycerol kinase GlpK, translating into MADKAEKKYVAAIDQGTTSTRCMIFDHDGEVVAVAQMEHQQVFPKAGWVEHDALEIWTNTRKVCAEALAKGDLDSDDIAAVGITNQRETTLVWDKNTGKPVYNAIVWQDTRTDAICKELAGDAGSEKYKDVCGLPLATYFAGPKAKWILDNVDGAREKAEKGDLLFGTMDTWVIWNMTGGPKGGVHVTDVTNASRTMLMNLDTLEWDEDIAKDMGIPMSMLPEIRSSSEVYGKVRHRGILKDVPISGALGDQQAATFGQVCFEPGTAKNTYGTGNFLILNTGEEKVMSKNGLLTTVCYKIGDEKPVYALEGSIAVTGSLVQWLRDNLKLIKDAKEVEKYAKEVDDNGDVYVVPAFSGLFAPHWRSDARGAIVGLTRFANRGHICRAALEAVAFQSQEVVKAMNADSGVDLTELKVDGGMVVNETLMQFQSDLLDVDVIRPKINETTALGAAYAAGLAVGFWKDLDDLRRQWAESKRWEPSMDDAERQRLLKRWGQAVERTLDWAE; encoded by the coding sequence ATGGCTGACAAGGCAGAGAAGAAGTACGTCGCCGCCATCGACCAGGGCACGACGAGCACGCGCTGCATGATCTTCGACCATGACGGCGAGGTCGTCGCCGTCGCGCAGATGGAGCACCAGCAGGTCTTCCCGAAGGCGGGCTGGGTCGAGCACGACGCCCTCGAGATCTGGACGAACACGCGCAAGGTCTGTGCCGAGGCCCTCGCAAAGGGTGACCTCGACTCCGACGACATCGCCGCCGTCGGCATCACCAACCAGCGTGAGACGACGCTCGTGTGGGACAAGAACACCGGCAAGCCGGTCTACAACGCGATCGTCTGGCAGGACACGCGCACCGACGCGATCTGCAAGGAACTCGCCGGTGACGCAGGCAGCGAGAAGTACAAGGACGTGTGCGGTCTGCCGCTCGCGACGTACTTCGCCGGCCCGAAGGCCAAGTGGATCCTCGACAACGTCGACGGCGCCCGCGAGAAGGCCGAGAAGGGCGACCTGCTGTTCGGAACGATGGACACGTGGGTCATCTGGAACATGACGGGCGGGCCGAAGGGCGGCGTCCACGTCACCGACGTCACCAACGCCTCACGCACGATGCTGATGAACCTCGACACCCTCGAGTGGGACGAGGACATCGCGAAGGACATGGGCATCCCCATGTCGATGCTGCCTGAGATCCGCAGCAGCAGCGAGGTCTACGGCAAGGTGCGTCACCGCGGCATCCTCAAGGACGTGCCGATCTCCGGCGCGCTCGGCGACCAGCAGGCCGCGACGTTCGGCCAGGTCTGCTTCGAGCCCGGCACCGCGAAGAACACGTACGGCACGGGCAACTTCCTCATCCTCAACACGGGTGAGGAGAAGGTGATGAGCAAGAACGGCCTGCTCACGACCGTCTGCTACAAGATCGGCGACGAGAAGCCCGTCTATGCACTCGAGGGTTCGATCGCCGTCACCGGCTCGCTCGTGCAGTGGCTGCGTGACAACCTCAAGCTCATCAAGGACGCCAAGGAAGTCGAGAAGTACGCGAAGGAGGTCGACGACAACGGCGACGTCTACGTCGTCCCCGCCTTCTCCGGCCTGTTCGCGCCGCACTGGCGTAGCGACGCGCGCGGCGCCATCGTCGGCCTCACCCGCTTCGCGAACCGCGGCCACATCTGCCGCGCCGCCCTCGAGGCCGTCGCGTTCCAGAGCCAAGAGGTCGTCAAGGCAATGAACGCCGACTCCGGCGTCGACCTCACCGAGCTCAAGGTCGACGGCGGCATGGTCGTCAACGAGACACTCATGCAGTTCCAGAGCGACCTGCTCGACGTCGACGTCATCCGCCCGAAGATCAACGAGACAACCGCGCTCGGCGCCGCGTACGCCGCGGGGCTCGCCGTCGGGTTCTGGAAGGACCTCGACGACTTGCGCCGTCAGTGGGCCGAGAGCAAGCGTTGGGAGCCGTCGATGGACGACGCAGAGCGTCAGCGTCTGCTCAAGCGCTGGGGTCAGGCCGTCGAGCGCACGCTCGACTGGGCTGAGTGA
- a CDS encoding GtrA family protein, producing MNPTPGADTAHRSTTAPVSTASTSSGSSDESMTANAPGSSRLDALRSPGAAQAMRFAMVGIASTVLYTVLFAVLDTRMNHQIANILALLICTVLNTWVNQRFTFDAAGHERGRDAHLQSLAILVVTLAVTSGALALEHHQWPHASTLWDTVTVTVGNAIATVIRFVVFRRIFAARD from the coding sequence GTGAACCCGACGCCCGGCGCGGACACCGCGCACCGCTCGACGACCGCGCCCGTCTCTACTGCTTCGACCTCATCGGGTTCGAGCGACGAGTCGATGACGGCGAACGCTCCAGGCAGCAGCCGCCTCGACGCGCTGCGCTCCCCCGGAGCGGCGCAGGCGATGCGCTTCGCGATGGTCGGCATCGCCTCGACGGTGCTCTACACGGTGTTGTTCGCCGTTCTCGACACGCGAATGAACCACCAGATCGCGAACATCTTGGCGCTGCTCATCTGCACGGTGCTCAACACGTGGGTCAATCAGCGGTTCACGTTCGACGCGGCCGGCCACGAACGCGGCCGTGACGCTCACCTGCAGAGCCTCGCCATCCTCGTCGTCACGCTCGCCGTGACGAGCGGAGCCCTCGCCCTCGAACATCACCAGTGGCCGCACGCCTCGACGCTGTGGGATACCGTGACGGTGACCGTCGGCAACGCCATCGCAACCGTCATCCGCTTCGTGGTGTTCCGCCGTATCTTCGCCGCCCGGGACTGA
- a CDS encoding sensor histidine kinase, translating to MILNPARWTLRSKLLASIVTLFIVVLTLIGAATVLSMRTSLMKQVDQQLIDVERAVGGGPAGTTELGGPADQDSHPRAPGLGGSVLRLTLDASSTPDSLVVDQNYVSSATGTQLTLSQAQIRSLATADLGTTPKTMDFDGSLGRYRVVRVPKPDGDIAFIGLPLAPIDDNIRALAGNIALMGLLGLVTIGGASFLLVRRNLRPLQQVAATAERVSELPLGRGDVRTDERVPVALTDDHTEVGTVGLALNNLLDHVDSALDARHESEMQVRQFVADASHELRTPLASIRGYAELSRREKEPVPVGVTHALGRIESEAGRMTTLVEDLLLLARLDAGRELEREPVDLTRVVVETVSDLHAAGPEHVWHLDLPEDLEDFPEVIGDEARLRQVVINLLANARRHTPAGTTVTAGLARRDDDVLLTVTDDGPGIPPEFMPHLFERFTRGDAARTRTEGSTGLGLSIVDAVVAAHHGTVRVESRPGRTCFTVSLPLEDPRPSSQEDRS from the coding sequence ATGATCCTCAACCCGGCCCGGTGGACGCTGCGTTCGAAGCTGCTCGCGTCCATCGTCACCCTGTTCATCGTCGTGCTGACGCTCATCGGCGCCGCGACGGTGCTGTCGATGCGCACTTCGCTGATGAAGCAGGTCGATCAGCAACTCATCGACGTCGAGCGCGCCGTCGGCGGCGGGCCGGCGGGAACCACGGAGCTGGGCGGGCCGGCGGACCAGGACTCGCACCCTCGCGCACCAGGCCTCGGGGGCAGTGTGCTGCGGCTGACGCTCGACGCGTCGTCGACGCCTGATTCGCTCGTGGTCGACCAGAACTACGTCTCGTCCGCGACGGGCACACAGTTGACGTTGTCGCAAGCGCAGATTCGCAGTCTCGCGACGGCAGACCTGGGCACGACGCCGAAGACGATGGATTTCGACGGCTCCCTCGGCCGCTACCGCGTCGTGCGTGTCCCGAAGCCCGACGGGGACATCGCGTTCATCGGGCTACCGCTCGCGCCGATCGACGACAACATCCGCGCGCTCGCCGGCAACATCGCACTCATGGGGCTGCTCGGTCTCGTCACGATCGGGGGCGCCTCGTTCCTGCTCGTGCGTCGTAACCTGCGGCCGCTGCAGCAGGTGGCAGCGACGGCGGAACGTGTCTCTGAACTGCCGCTCGGGCGTGGTGACGTGCGCACCGACGAGCGCGTGCCGGTGGCGCTGACCGACGATCACACCGAGGTCGGCACCGTCGGGTTGGCGCTCAACAACCTGCTCGACCATGTCGACTCGGCGCTCGACGCGCGTCACGAGAGCGAGATGCAGGTGCGCCAGTTCGTCGCCGATGCCAGCCATGAGCTACGCACGCCACTCGCATCGATCCGCGGCTACGCGGAGTTGTCGCGGCGCGAGAAGGAGCCGGTTCCCGTCGGTGTCACGCATGCGCTGGGCCGCATCGAGTCGGAAGCGGGACGCATGACGACACTCGTCGAAGACCTGCTGTTGCTCGCCCGACTCGACGCAGGGCGCGAGCTCGAACGCGAACCGGTCGACCTGACGCGCGTCGTCGTCGAGACCGTCAGCGATCTGCACGCGGCTGGGCCCGAGCACGTGTGGCATCTCGACCTGCCGGAGGATCTGGAGGACTTCCCGGAGGTCATCGGCGATGAGGCGCGCCTGCGTCAGGTCGTCATCAACCTCTTGGCCAACGCGCGGCGTCACACCCCGGCGGGCACGACGGTGACGGCCGGCCTCGCGCGGCGCGATGACGACGTGCTGCTCACCGTCACCGATGACGGCCCCGGCATCCCGCCCGAGTTCATGCCGCACCTGTTCGAGCGGTTCACGCGCGGGGACGCAGCGCGAACGCGTACGGAGGGCTCGACGGGGTTGGGGTTGTCGATCGTCGATGCGGTCGTCGCGGCGCATCACGGTACCGTGCGGGTGGAGAGCCGGCCGGGACGCACGTGCTTCACGGTGTCCCTGCCCCTCGAAGATCCGCGGCCATCGTCTCAGGAGGACCGATCGTGA
- a CDS encoding glycerol-3-phosphate dehydrogenase/oxidase, with the protein MTMHPYSAQLGPSSRAESWRELTERELDVLVIGGGVTGAGTALDAVTRGLRTGLVEARDFASGTSSRSSKLFHGGLRYLEQLNFALVAEALKERELMMTRIAPHLVHPVAFLYPLSHRAWERPYVATGIAMYDQMGGARSVPRQKHLTKSGTMKMFPGLKNDAMVGSIRYYDCQADDARHTMTVARTAAQYGAIVRNSTEVVSLITEADRVVGAKIRDVETGETADVRAKVVINCTGVWTDDIQKMTGGKGRFRVRASKGVHILVPRDRIAGEVGLILRTEKSVLFVIPWGQQWLIGTTDTDWALDVAHPAATSKDIDYILEHVNTVLASPLTRDDILGVFAGLRPLLAGESEDTSALSREHAVARPQPGLISIAGGKYTTYRVMAADAVDAAAQDLGPIKESVTEVTPLVGADGYAAMLNLKHEIAAESGLPEWRIEHLLNRYGSKLYDVLALSKDDESLLEPVTNADEYLRCEIAYAVTDEGAMHLEDVLARRTRMSIETKHRGVDAAAEVADIIAPILGWTQEQRDAEVESYTERVAAEVKSQELDTDEASDAARLSAPDPRPQLRKVVATR; encoded by the coding sequence ATGACCATGCACCCGTACAGCGCACAGTTGGGCCCCAGCTCGCGCGCCGAGTCCTGGCGCGAACTCACCGAGCGTGAGCTCGACGTCCTCGTCATCGGTGGTGGCGTCACCGGCGCCGGCACTGCGCTCGACGCCGTCACGCGCGGTCTGCGCACGGGTCTCGTCGAGGCCCGCGACTTCGCGAGCGGCACGTCGTCGCGCAGCTCTAAGCTATTCCACGGTGGCCTGCGCTACCTCGAGCAGCTCAACTTCGCGCTCGTCGCCGAGGCGCTCAAGGAGCGCGAGCTCATGATGACGCGCATCGCGCCGCACCTCGTCCACCCCGTCGCGTTTCTGTACCCGCTGTCGCACCGCGCGTGGGAGCGCCCGTACGTCGCGACCGGTATCGCGATGTACGACCAGATGGGCGGCGCCCGCTCCGTCCCGCGTCAGAAGCACCTGACGAAGAGCGGCACGATGAAGATGTTCCCCGGCCTCAAGAACGACGCGATGGTCGGCTCGATCCGCTACTACGACTGCCAGGCCGACGACGCACGTCACACGATGACGGTCGCCCGCACCGCCGCGCAGTACGGCGCGATCGTGCGCAACTCGACCGAGGTCGTCTCGCTCATCACCGAGGCCGACCGTGTCGTCGGCGCGAAGATCCGCGACGTCGAGACCGGCGAGACGGCTGACGTGCGCGCCAAGGTCGTCATCAACTGCACGGGCGTGTGGACCGACGACATCCAGAAGATGACGGGTGGCAAGGGCCGCTTCCGCGTGCGCGCGTCGAAGGGCGTGCACATCCTCGTCCCGCGCGACCGCATCGCCGGCGAGGTCGGCCTGATCCTGCGCACCGAGAAGTCGGTGCTGTTCGTCATCCCGTGGGGCCAGCAGTGGCTCATCGGCACGACCGACACCGACTGGGCGCTCGACGTCGCGCACCCCGCCGCGACGAGCAAGGACATCGACTACATCCTCGAGCACGTCAACACGGTGCTCGCCTCGCCGCTGACGCGTGACGACATCCTCGGCGTGTTCGCCGGTCTGCGTCCGCTGCTCGCCGGCGAGAGCGAGGACACCTCCGCACTGTCGCGCGAGCACGCCGTCGCGCGTCCGCAGCCGGGCCTCATCTCGATCGCCGGCGGCAAGTACACGACGTACCGCGTCATGGCCGCCGACGCCGTCGACGCCGCGGCCCAGGACCTCGGCCCGATCAAGGAGTCGGTGACGGAGGTGACGCCGCTCGTCGGCGCCGACGGTTACGCCGCGATGCTCAACCTCAAGCACGAGATCGCCGCCGAGTCGGGCCTGCCCGAGTGGCGCATCGAGCACCTGCTCAACCGTTACGGCTCGAAGCTGTACGACGTGCTCGCCCTGTCGAAGGACGACGAGTCGCTGCTCGAGCCCGTCACGAACGCCGACGAGTACCTGCGCTGCGAGATCGCGTACGCCGTCACGGACGAAGGTGCGATGCACCTCGAGGACGTCCTCGCGCGCCGCACGCGCATGTCGATCGAGACGAAGCACCGCGGCGTCGACGCGGCCGCCGAGGTCGCCGACATCATCGCGCCGATCCTGGGCTGGACGCAGGAGCAGCGCGACGCCGAGGTCGAGTCGTACACCGAGCGGGTCGCTGCCGAGGTGAAGTCGCAGGAGCTCGACACCGACGAGGCATCCGACGCGGCCCGCCTGTCCGCTCCGGACCCGCGCCCGCAGCTGCGCAAGGTCGTCGCCACCCGCTGA